A single genomic interval of Hafnia alvei harbors:
- the sodB gene encoding superoxide dismutase [Fe], whose product MSFELPALPYEKNALEPHISAETLEYHYGKHHNTYVVNLNNLVKGTEFEGKSLEEIIKTSTGGIFNNAAQVWNHTFYWHCLSPKGGNAPTGAVAEAINKAFGSFDAFKEELTKSAIGNFGSGWTWLVKKADGSLAIVNTSNAATPLTSGDKPLLTVDVWEHAYYIDYRNARPKYLENFWALVNWEFVAKNLA is encoded by the coding sequence ATGTCTTTTGAATTACCTGCATTACCATACGAAAAAAACGCACTCGAACCGCACATCTCCGCAGAAACCTTGGAATACCATTACGGTAAGCATCACAACACCTACGTGGTTAACCTGAACAATCTGGTTAAAGGCACTGAATTTGAAGGTAAATCACTGGAAGAGATCATCAAGACCTCTACCGGCGGGATCTTCAACAACGCCGCTCAGGTTTGGAACCACACCTTCTACTGGCATTGCCTGTCACCAAAAGGTGGCAACGCACCAACTGGCGCAGTAGCCGAAGCCATTAACAAAGCATTTGGTTCATTCGACGCTTTCAAAGAAGAACTGACTAAATCCGCGATCGGCAACTTCGGTTCTGGTTGGACTTGGCTGGTTAAAAAAGCCGATGGTTCTTTGGCAATTGTGAACACCTCAAACGCAGCAACACCACTGACCAGCGGTGATAAGCCTCTGCTGACCGTGGACGTTTGGGAGCACGCCTACTACATCGACTATCGCAATGCGCGTCCTAAATATCTGGAGAACTTCTGGGCTCTGGTAAACTGGGAATTCGTGGCGAAAAATCTGGCATAA
- a CDS encoding YnhF family membrane protein: METDLKYSLMTTVAALAVIVIFSFVAALH; the protein is encoded by the coding sequence ATGGAAACCGACCTGAAATATTCTCTAATGACAACGGTCGCGGCGCTGGCTGTGATTGTTATCTTTAGTTTTGTTGCCGCGCTACATTGA